CTGTGAAAAAATGCCAACAGAAGTAGAAAACATCTGCTGCAAAGAAACACAGAAGGTAATGTAATTGCATTAATGGCTTTTCATTAATGTTTCTGAGTTTGACTAATAGTGCACTTTTCATAAAGGATACATGCAAGTTGACCACGCAGAAATTAATTATTGTCATACATTACGGTTTAGGTTGTCCAGCGTATGATGCAGGTTCCAGACCCTCCTACTTGCATGGTGCAGCATCCTGGTTTTGAACCCAATTgtttaaacatgtacacattacagaatataaataatatatacagggCAGACTATGGACCGTTGAGACACAGAAATGTTGAAGAGTaagtttttgtaaaatgtattttaataaatgttaataaatgtattttaagttaCTAAGTACAAATCACTGAAAACcagtttaaaaaaacttaaataaacaataaatatatacacatatgtacaaTTGCAAGGTTTGATATGCAATGCTGACATCCGTTTCCTTTTATTGCCATAGGCGTTTCCGTTATCTGTCATATCGCAGCTTTGTTAGCTGGTGCTGGGGCTGGCTAGGACGTGAAGTGAGGGTTGTCATCCCGTCATGTGTGGTGCGCCGGATACGCCAGGAGTTTCCGAATGCAGCAGGACAGTATGTTGGGTTCCGGCCTCCCCTTGATTAAATCTTGAAACATGCTGTGAAATAACATGCTCTTTTGAGGGTTTCTCAAATTGAGAGGAAAGAGGTGGTGGAACCGGAATGGACTGCAGCTCTTCCACATATGGTGCTGGATCCAAACAGACCTCATCTAGCACAAGGACCATGAGGTCCTTCACGtagcctaataataaaaaaaaatgttttctgagaaaacaattacatgtttggaacaactatactgtgatatttattcataatttatttaatctgCTTATATTTACTTtctcataaataattatttgtaattttgttattaagaactcataataaaaaaaaatccaacttacCATATGTTGGCTCTGTTTTCACTGGTTTTGCTGTGCATTCCCCCCTTTTCGTTTTTGGAAATACAAATTTGTACACAGCCTGTCCAGTAGTAGTTATTGCCTGTTCACGTTGACAATTTTCATTCTGGTGCATAGCTGCGAGATATAACCTGTAAATCATTGAACAAACCAATGAAAAATGTACACATTGTAACaactattgtataaatattttaaatgaaaataacaaaGATAAACACCTGCACAGCATTCcaataaaaggaaaaacaacaTTCTTTGGTGTGAAACGCAGAATCACACTATGAAATGCCTCAAGTGAGGATGTTTGATAGTGGTGGCTGAGTTTTGCAACATCCTTGACAACTCTCTTGTTGTTCAAAACCTTTTCTACTTTATAGAGGGCCTGTGAACCTGTAATGATACAGCCATGAAATACGAACAGCAGCTCTACATTTAACCAGTATTGTGTAAATTCATAAACTTTTTTTGGATAAATACCTGGTTGGAACCATTTTTTGCGATCTCTTGAAAGTACATCAGGGTGTTCACACTTTGGAAACAGCGGGTTATTGTGAACATGTATATTTTGTATGTGGTTCAGTAAGGATGTTAATTTGGCAACCTTTTCCGGGCCAGACACGGAGGAAGTCGCACTCCAGTACACATGGTTCTTTATACTTTTCAACCATCTCTTCAGCACCTCACATTCTTTCCTTTTTGAAAGCTTCTCAAGCTTCTTGGACAAACCtgtacaatcaaaaacaaaatttgtaaaataattacatcaagaaactcaaatgaaaaacaaaaatcaacatGACTAAGCTTCTATAAATATAATACTTATACAAGTATTGCCACATAAGTAGCGGTGTGCTATATCTATCGGTGTacctatctatgtatctatgtatgtatgtatgtatgtatctgtctatctatctatctttctatctatctatctatctatctatctatctatttttctaaacacattttttgatttTTGCTACTAATGTAATATtactcatatatttatatatacatgtgtattaCATATTGTTACCTTTTTCAAAGTGCCACACATCATAGAACTGGGTGATGCCACGCTCTCTCAGGTActtttgaatttgaggatggcgATCGGTGACTATGTAGTCAACAGCTAAACCATTAGCATCCAGCTTATCAAGACAACGTTTTAATCCCTCTTTTTCCATGTGATAACTTCCACCGACTTCGTTGCTCTGTTGATAAGTACGCATAAGTTCAAATAAATAAGTAGAAACATTTACAAATTTAAACAAGTATAACAGTTCTTGTGTGTTTACACTCACCTGAATTAGTTGAAGATCGACAATTTTGTTGGTTTCATTGTCCATCAATGTGTAGCTGCCAAATTTTGCTGAATGtcctatttgaaaaaaaaagaattatacattaacacacatacatttatcagATTTCAAAGTGATTTAAATAAACCCACCATACCTGGTGTGTCAGCTCTCATATCTCCTGCTAATGCAACCGCTCCCTCTTTTTTTagctgtgtaaaaatattttgttgctcTAGATTCCACTTGTGTATGATGGCAGGTTCTAAAAAATTTCTGGCATGGTTCCTGAAAGCAGAGTACTGAATCGTTTGAAGATTCATGGCCTTGAAAACCTAAGGAGATATTGAAGCAAtaagtcattatatatatatatacacacacatacgcacacataaaatttgtatttaaaatgtataaacatttat
The Danio rerio strain Tuebingen ecotype United States chromosome 4, GRCz12tu, whole genome shotgun sequence genome window above contains:
- the LOC101883177 gene encoding uncharacterized protein, with product MPKRCYFHGSCSASLFNLPKDVTQREKWLKFIFNHVPEYYKKDITLCAQHFTKDSFQNWSQFRAGFSQKLLLKEGAVPTIKDDAGDCELQPTTSQQVTSSPDLPSTPTHVEVACQVDIKETVTVATKTSPNVRSVGTQVSFRTLRDIHVRSKGIQAKVSCRNVGTETISLPDMQLSSTPIKGSIFRPSKRPRLLLEEEDDNNDDEDEESDLHVEPHDSTYNPESVVTEDSQSVLDPESNYMDNKYIVFESCLIDLFGSCPVCKTKCAIQKRQMGTFIALTQLCDKCNYLRQWQSQPIVGSTPVGNLMLSAATYFTGGSFIQLQRVFKAMNLQTIQYSAFRNHARNFLEPAIIHKWNLEQQNIFTQLKKEGAVALAGDMRADTPGHSAKFGSYTLMDNETNKIVDLQLIQSNEVGGSYHMEKEGLKRCLDKLDANGLAVDYIVTDRHPQIQKYLRERGITQFYDVWHFEKGLSKKLEKLSKRKECEVLKRWLKSIKNHVYWSATSSVSGPEKVAKLTSLLNHIQNIHVHNNPLFPKCEHPDVLSRDRKKWFQPGSQALYKVEKVLNNKRVVKDVAKLSHHYQTSSLEAFHSVILRFTPKNVVFPFIGMLCRLYLAAMHQNENCQREQAITTTGQAVYKFVFPKTKRGECTAKPVKTEPTYGYVKDLMVLVLDEVCLDPAPYVEELQSIPVPPPLSSQFEKPSKEHVISQHVSRFNQGEAGTQHTVLLHSETPGVSGAPHMTG